In the genome of Roseofilum casamattae BLCC-M143, the window TCTCCCCCCCCCATGTCAAGGCGTTTTGGTAACGTTTTCTTAAGCTTTCGAGTCCTAAAGGTTAAGGGGAGCGATCGCACTTGGGAAAAAAAGAGTGCGATCGTATCAGGGTTTTAGGTAACGTTGGTCGTTTATCTTCTCAATCCTTCTCAATCCCGTGACTATTGCTATTCCATTGTATCAAACGGATTCAGTAGATTTAGGTCAGCAATCCACTGAAAATCATCCACATTTCTGGTAATTAATGTTAACTGATGCCCCAATGCAGTCCCCGCAATAATTGCGTCCCCTAATGACAATCTTCTCTGTTGTCGCAACGCAACAGCTTGAATTAAAACCTCCTCGGAGATTGGCAGAACTTCAGCCACCTGAAAAAAGGCTTCAAAATACTGACATTGTTGCTCTGTTAGTTGATGATAACCCAAGACTTCCAGATAACTGATGGCTGATACTGCTGGTGAATTTTCCGCAACTAATTCTCGCAAATTAGTATATTCTGGCTGTGCGGAATAGATAATAATGTTGCTATCGAGAAGCATTGTTTATCGTCCCGGTAATGAACGGTCTTGCCGAGTTTCTCGTTGCCACAAAATTGGATCGATCTTTTCTAACCCTTCTGTTGCCGCCAGCTTTTCTAATATTTCAGCCATCTTTTGCCCGCGTGTTTTTGGTTCTGAAATTTGTTTTTCATCGAGTAAAGTTACATAAACCTCTAATATTTTATCTTCCCGATCGGGTCGATCCTCAATCCACTCTAAATGAGTTCCTTTCAATAATGCTTTAAATGTTTTTAGCATGATGAGCCTCAATTTCAAATTTGGGAGGCGATCCTTGAGAAAGAGATGCGATCGCACTTTTTGAGAAAAGAAGGAAAAGTGCGATCGTATTCTTACTGAAGTGGGCTTAAGCATCAGTTTAGATAGGCAATAAACTTAGCCTCTAATTGCCGATCCAGCGTTAGCAAGCGTAACCCATAAACCTTCGCAGTTGCCCCAATAATCGCATCGGGCAACTTCACATTATGGTTGCG includes:
- a CDS encoding type II toxin-antitoxin system VapC family toxin — protein: MLLDSNIIIYSAQPEYTNLRELVAENSPAVSAISYLEVLGYHQLTEQQCQYFEAFFQVAEVLPISEEVLIQAVALRQQRRLSLGDAIIAGTALGHQLTLITRNVDDFQWIADLNLLNPFDTME